GATAGGCAGATGAGTTGCCCCAAATGTAGCGCATCAAGAACAGATATGGAGCATGGCATGTGGTCGTGTCCCAAGACACAAGAGCTTTGGACCATGGTTCAAGATATGTATCTACAGATGTGTGGGATTTGGGTAGACTCTATCCCGATGTGCTGGTTGTTTCATTATACGACAGGCAAAACAAGAGGGGGACAGTTACATGATCTGTTCCATACTATTGCTTTGGTGACAAAACGTTTAATTTTGCAATATTGGTTGGCTAGTTTACTCCCAGGGATAAAAGAGATTAAAGCGGGACTAATGGCTGTCCTATATttagaaaaaagagaagcagaaagggataaagataagatgacgaaaagatttttcaaaaaatggagagtgttcatagaatccctattgtcgacaggggaaattcaagagataatgaggccctttgttaattcagattggtatttgttagaagatttaagtggtagtttggataaattaaaatttgtcacatgataaaGGCATCAGTTGGTGTATGTTCTAGATTTGATTGTCGGACTCCAATTATTGAAGTGGGTtagatgtggacattaggggacatgttaatattatttgtgttataaagattaacgagtgttttatttctgtgtaataatttaaagtaacacttgcaatatgtattgtacttatttgtttttaaaaaaaaaaaaacaaccaataaaaattatgtttaaaaattgGGGGACTCCcttaaaaatgacatggggtccccataTAATTAATTGCCAgaaaaggttatgcagacagctgcgggctgatattcatagcctaggaagggaccatggatattgcccccccggctacaaacaacaGCATACAGCCACCCCATAAATGGCACGTCAGTCTCTTCCCACTGCCTTGTAGccatggcatatggggtaataggaggttaatgtcacctttgtattataaggtgacatcaagccggcttagtaatggagaggtgtcaataagacgcctatccattacttatTCTATAGATGTTAAAGGCTTAAATAAAGACATAgaataaattattttaataaaataaaacattttttaaaatattttaatgaaataaaacacaacacagttttgccatctttattgttatgCCTAATTCCtgtgatgccctcgatctcctgtaaaaaagaaaaaataataaaccaacacaaatactccctggtccgatgcagtccatttaataatgagtgtccctatagagctgtcatatcaggagatgtgactgctctataggcctccagtgacccactgacaggagacaatggctcccccAGTGTTATCACGGAGAGTTCAGGCTCACGCTTTACGGCAACACTGCATGAGAACTTTCCACGCAGTGTTGCCGATGACAGTGACCCCTGATGGTGGAGGGATAcaatgcagaaggataccttccatcattgtatcaccggagcccctggagagcggttacaTCTGCCGATttgacagctctccatgggagatcatcgtgggacactcattattaaatggattacatcgtaaCAGGGAGTttcctgttggtttattatttttattttttgtacaaGTGATCGAAGGCTTCTGGGactagctgtatggtgagtatatactgcatgttgtatgtactgtatgtgtgtatgtggtttttttacacaatagctggatgatgggactactactgtcccatcatccagctagctatcactgtagcaggcatagccagatgggactagtagtcccataggactatgcctgcctacacacacacacacacacacagatccccgcagacccccgcacacacaaacacgcagacacccgcacacagacacacacatcttctccacacacacacagtctccgcccacacacatagtctccacccacactccacccacacactcttcctcctccccatctgcagcatttctcgcacccaactccgcagcaaaaccgcatatctttttaaacctgcggttttgctgcggatttgcctgacacaatggtagtcaatgggtgcagaaacgctgaagatccgcaaaaagaattgacatgctgcggaaaataaattgCTGGCAAatttgcgtgtttttttccgcagtatgtgcacaaCAATTGTCAATTTCCCTTTGACTATCATTGCTTGTGCAtcacactgcggatttcctgcaatTCCGTTCATCCAAAAAcactgcggaaacgcatcaaaatcttgaacatgtgcacatagcattAATAAATTCAGAACCAGCTTAGACCccttacatatactgtatgtagataTTACAGGTCAGGCGCCAAAATTATTTCAGATCCCAGATCAGACCCTTTTAAATAATACAGAACCCAGACCCTGTAAATATATTAAGTCACGAGACCATGAAATAAATATAGACTTCAAAACAAATTCCAAAATGAATACGGAACCCCAACAAAATTTCCAAATTAAATCATACCCCAGAGCAGATGCCAAAATGAGCAGCTCTATGATGAAATTTAGTAAAATTATTATTTGTGAATTACATAATAGATGAATTTGTAAGCGAGACACTTGTCATCACACAGGAATATGAGGAACTAAAAGCTTAATAAAAAAGAGCATCTGGCCAGAGAGCGGACATTACTACCGATGGTGGCCAAGATGAGGAACTGGAGGCTGTATCTGCTGCTGTTCTCTGCTGTTACAATACACGGCTGTCTCTCTAACACTGCAGAGCCTGGGACCAAAGATGGAAGATCTATAGGAGATATTATTGACTTATACAACCAGAAGCAGGGGGTCGAATACTTATATAAATCCCTGGACCAGATCTCCATTGCTCCACCACAGGTAAAGCACAGATTATGAAGATTAATTCATTTATAGCTTGTTATGTAACTATCACCTGAGCACTGACAATGCACTGCTGTCTGCTGAGAGGAAACCAGGGGACTTGTCCCTGCAGCTTTGTATGTGACTGGAGTAAACTAATTTTACATTTctaataataaaatttatttttctttccattttGCTTTTCTTTTAACAGGAAGATGAAAACCCAGATAGAAAATCCTTTATCATTAAAGAGACGGTGTGCCTGAAATCTGAAAATGTGGATTTATCTAAATGTGATTTCAAGGTGGACGGAGTGAGTAACAGAAATAATGAGAAACATAACTGTAACGAAAGACGTTCTCTAATGGAGAAAAAGAAATGTCACGTCCTGACCGCGCTCAGTGCTAAAATAGTGGGAGGCCTGATGCAAAACTTTGTGAACAAAGCCTTCTATTGTTTTCAGGACTGAAAAGAAATATTAATTTGTAAACATTTGGTTCTTGATTATCATGATTGGTAGATGATATTTCCTGTATCTGTTTTGCAGGCTGTGAAGATTTGTTCTCTGGATCTGGGTGATGAGGGCCCTGAAGACGTAATCTGTATAAGTCATACAAAGGTAACACAGCATTAATAATTAATAACACACGCCATGATTCTATGCATTTTTCGCTGTAGCTCTAGATTTATGCACTGCGATCTAGTGGAAGACACTGTGATCTTCCCTACTTTGTTGCTTCTTCTCCACTTTCCTGTTTGCTTCTTCTAGTTGTTCTCCCCCAGGTCTCATCCTTCTCTATACATTGTGACCTCACCTTCTGTGTCTGTTTCAGAGGTAACACGTAATTATTGGTTTCTGGCAGGAATGTCAGGTTTCATATTTCTGCAGgtttaaggggtaaagtttctccttgtgttgAGCGCCAAGTTGACATAGGGAGATCTATAGGCCATGTCAtatgaatttaaatatgcaaatattgTGTTCAAAGATAAAAAGGATAGGAACTCCTTTTGGATATAGCAAACCTCAAAGTCAACATTGACCTTTAAATGCGACTTGACAAATGACTTAGgagaagaagccaaaccagaaactccatacGCAGACACTTGTTTCAAGATGTTTGCTTCTTATCAGTACAACACAGGAAAATTGATTTGGCAAGGACAAGAATGGCTCTAAGGGgtaacattatattttgtggaGAGCGACAAGTTGGTTTAGAGAAACTCATATTTCTGGAGAATGGGAGGACACAAGACATATTGTGAGCTCATCTTACTAGTTTCCAAGGGCCATCCTCAATTACTGCGGTTTATAACTAAGAATACTCTGAAATCAATCCTATCCAATATTGTGTGAGCCTTAATATTACATGGAAGAGATCTAGTCGCTTACACGCCATCGCTGCACTTCTCTGGTACAAGGCTGAAGAAGGAAGATGATTCACTGTGTCTCTTATGGACAAGTGTGTCTCTGCAAGGAGAAGCAGGATCCAGGTTCTGCACGACCTGTAACTGCACTTTATAAATTGGGAATTTTTGATACAACACAAGTGGCAGGGAATTAAGGGAGACTCATGGAGCATGTGTATGGAGGGGGTGTTTAAAATCTTCTATAAATGGAGATATGAGGATGGAACATGAGTAGAATCCATAGGACCTGTGGGAATATTATGAGAAACAAAGTTCTTCTATAACCAACATGATTAACTAATGAAAAGCTAGAATAAAAGTAACTAGTAAAAGGAAAGGAAGGACAGGTGGACTCTCCTATACTGAACATTCCTGTGTCTTATTTTCTTCAATGTTGTTCTGTTTCCTTCCAGGACATCCGTGTGAAGAGGTCTAGTAGAAAACCGTGCAGGAAGAAGCCTTGTCGGCCGAAGCTAACGGGGGGCTTTACTCTTATTGGGAGGCCAGGCAAGAACCAAAATGAAGCTCAGATTATCCAGGTGTAAAGATCTCGCTCATTCATAGTCAGTCTTGACATCACATTATTTCAGTAATAGGTTGTTACTTCTTCTTATTAAACAGATATTATGCAATGTAGCAGTAAATTATTCCCAAAGGTCAAAGTTGCAAATAAACATAGAAGCAGAAAATATTTCTTGATTTCTTTATGAAAAGTGATGAGAAGATTAAGAAGAGGTTGAATGATGATGGTATATATCAGGGGTTATGATAAGGATGATGTTGATGGTGAGAATGTGGAAGATGAATATAGCCATAATCAGAGAGAAATGATGATAAAAAAATTGGGAGTTGATAAGGATAATTATTATAATGGATAATAAAGTGACATTGATCAATTATGCTTATAAGGGTAGGGAGAAATGATGATGGTAACGAGAATGATGATGAAAACCAAGAGAATGAGTGGTGTTATAATAGTACATGATAAAATGATGATGATCATGAGGAGAAAGTAAAGAAAAAATATGTTGAATGGAGGATAATGGTAAGAAGAACAATGATGCTGAttagaggggaaaaaaaagtcaGCAGATACAGTGGGTAGGAAAATATTCTGTTCCCTTTAAATTTtaaactctttgtttcattgcaaccatttggtaaattcaaataagttcatttttttcacattaatgtatactctgcaccccatcttgactgaacccaccccccccagaaatgtagaaatttttgcaaatttaataaaaaagaaaagctgaaatatcatgtggtcataaatattcagaccctttgctcagacactcatatttaagtcacatgctgtccatctccttgtgatcctccttgagatggttctactccttcattggagcccagctgtatttaattaaactgataggactagagttgagcgacttttacttttttaggatcgagtcgggtttcgcgaaacccgactttgtcaaaagtcgggtcaggtgaaatcggccgattatttcgaaaagtcggggccgaccgaaacacgaaacccaatgcaagtcaaatcaaagtcggcagtgagtggaggactggaaaacacctacagtgcccattttaatgccaaaaacataaattcttatttcttaagcttgtcaatcttaatttactttataataatagttaggctttgaaaacagggggtcatttgtctaaagttgtggggggtagggctggctcaagattttcaagggcccaggaaatgcggaatacgtcacggcggtggatctgggagaggtaagtatttcaactttgcaagtgctgtgatcctgagcaagcagggggggcccactagttggcactggcacaccctcatagtatggcggtgtgtttgacggcgggtggcgcctcccaatgccagagacacttttgcgtactatgaggaaccctgtgccagtgccaacaagtttgcccccccacctgatgaaggaacctgcactttcatctgcaccttcctctttgtccccgtgtaaggtggtatagtatgcgggaaggggaacctgactttcagcagggtcagattctggctgtgtagagtacaaggggaatgtagtgggtcaatgtaccaacagacgcatctagcagtggctgggcaatgggcaagatgaggaggaaacacagatataggcccaaaataaaaaagtaggctaaaaggagttcaaaattggtaacaggactaaacaggcggcattgcctgtcgcagacacagttagtaggcccaaaataaaaaagtaggctaaatgcagttcaaattggtaacaggaccaaacaggcggcatagctttgtttagtggaggacaactgtaatgagtggcgcagacacagttagtaggcccaaaataaaaaaagtaggctaaatacagttcaaaattggtaacaggactaaacaggcagcatagctttgttaagtggaggacaattgtaatgagtggcgcagacacaggtagtaggcccaaaatacaaaagtaggctaaaagcagttcaaaattggtaacaggactaaacaggcggcatagctaggtcctggggtgggctcctctgctgagtagcagacagtggtagtaggcgcaaagtattaactggtctaaatggaggccagggtccctgtacagtttaactatcatctatcatttcaacaaatttgtattggcagtgccattgaaggatttaacagcacagactacacagtggtggagcagggagaggtaagtattgcaagtggtagagcactattcgagctggggggaaacactctctcgtgggcagtggtactggcacagggccccttatattacgacgatgtgtctgacgttggttgtgcaccaccaccatcagagacacttcattgtactaagagggaccctgtgccagtgccgtcacccaagagggcGCACCCacgtgtccaggcaaacggcactcacatgggtgcttgcgccaggtggtgaccacggccctgtggggggagtcagcccatttagggaggtataaaaatggcctatggtggacattcagcagctgcaaatggaggaattggagcagtcagtaagaggaggccaaaagcaagacatttttcaggcaagctacgtgtcagcaggagaaggtggggcaaaataatttgaaatccatgattggttaattttaatgaaggttagatcatcgacattctgggtagccagacgtgtctttttttcggccagtattgaaccagcagcactgaagactctttctgatagcacactagcagctgggcaagcgagctcctgtaatgcatattctgccaattcaggccaggtgtctattttagatgccaagtaatcaaaggggaatgacctgtgagggagaacatcgataaagaaaggaaaagtagttcgtaaccatactggacaaatgctgtctcctcacactttgaatcgatgcagcactacctgtcgtgtcagcggtcattgcgaaatcactccacaacctggtcataaaacccctctgtccaatgccactttggatttgtgcacctctaacacctctgccatgttgccccctacggctcgtgtgagaaccatcaccgccgttgtgtgctgggaatgcctgaaccaaacggtctacaagagttgcttgtttggtagccaatatttgctcaaggttctcatgtggcatgatattttgtaatctcCCTTTATATcggggatccaggaggcaggccaaccagtaatcgtcatccgtcatcattttgataatgcgggggtccctttttaggatacgcaaggcatactcagccatgtgggccaatgttccaggtatcaattcactgcttgtgctgggttgaggagcactttcttgcaaatcaacatcacttgggtcccgcaaaaaccctgtacctgaccttgcaacgccaccagttaataataataataataataataataataataatttttatttatatagcgccaacatattccgcagcgctttacaaattatagaggggacttgtacagacaatagacattacagcataacagaaatactgttcaaaacagataccaagaggaacgaGGGCcccgctcgcaagcttacaaactatgaggaaaaggggagacacgagaggtggatgataacaattgctttagttattcggaccggccatagtgtaagactcgggtgttcatataaagctgcatgaaccagttaactgcctaagtatgtagcagtacagacacagagggctattaactgcataaagtgaatgagaacatgatgcgaggaacctgattgtttttttttgttttttttttttaaataggccacacagggatcgttaggttaatgcattgaggcggtaggccagtctgaacaaatgagtttttagggtacgcttaaaactgtggggattggggattaatcgtattaacctaggtagtgcattccaaagaatcggcgaagcacgtgtaaagtcttggagacgggagtgggaggttctgattattgaggatgctaacctgaggtcattagcggagcggagggcatgggtagggtggtagactgacaccagagaggagatgtagggtggtgctgagccatggagtgctttgtggatgagggtagtagttttatactggattctggagtggatgggtagccagtgtaatgactggcacaaggtataggcatcggtgtaacggttggtgaggaatatgatcctggcagcagcattcaggacagattggagaggggagagtttggtaagagggaggccgattagtagagagttacaatagtccagacgagaatgaataagtgaaacagtaagagtttttgcagagtcgaaagtaagaaaagggcgaattctagaaatgtttttgagatgcaggtaagaagagcgagccagtgatcggatgtggggggtgaatgaaacgtcagaatcaaggatgaccccaaggcagcgggcatgttgctttggagtaatggtggaaccgcacacggagatggcaatgtcaggcaaaggtaggttagtagagggagagaacacgaggagttcagtttttgacaggtttagtttcagatagagggaggacatgatgttagagacagcggttagacaatcactggtgttttctaaaaaggtcggcgtgacaaaaggagaagaggtgtataattgggtgtcgtcagcatagagatggtgctggaaaccaaatctactgattgtttgtccaataggggcagtatacaacgagaagaggagggggcctaggactgatccttgaggaaccccaacagtaaggggaaggtgagaggaggaggaaccagcaaaacatacagtgaaggatcggtcagagagataggaggagaaccaggagagaacggtgtccttgaggctgatggagcggagcatagtgaggaggagctgatgatccacagtatcgaatgctgcagagagatccaagagaattagcatggagtagtgaccattagatttagctgttagtaggtcattagagactttagtgagggcggtttcagtagagtgtaaagagcggaagccagattgaagagggtcgagaagagagttatctgagagatagcgggtaagacgggagtggaccagacgttcgaggagtttagagatgaagggaagattagagacaggtctataattagcggcacagttttgatcgagggatggttttttaagtaatggatgtatgatggcatgcttaaatgaggagggaaaaataccggaagcgagggaaaggttgaatatttttgttaggtgagaggtgacagccggggaaagggactggaggagatgtgacagaatggggtcactggtgcaagtggtcgggcgagaagatgcaagaagCCTGCTtatttcttcttctgtaactgcttcaaagtcagagagtgaactagatgcagtgggggagggaggacagtgcatggtatgaagagattgggagatgatttcctgtcgaatgtggtcaattttttctttgaagtaattggccagatcgtcagtacggagatccgtggttggggcctgctctcttgggttgagtagtgactggaacgtgtcaaagagacgtttagggttattggacagggaggtgatgagggtgttgaagtaggtttgtttggagaggtgaagggcagaattgtatgtctttagcataaacttataatggatgaaatcttcgggtagattagattttctccacagacgttctgcgcacctggagcaccgctgcaggaaacgtgtttgcagcgtgtgccacggttgttgccgtctgtgccaagttgttttatgtataggaggagcagcttcatccagagcactttgcagggtttcattgtaatgcttcagagcagaatcaggacatgagatggagaagattggggccaatgaggactgcaagttcttcataagtttctgggtgttaatggcctgtatgtttctataagtgtggaaagtgggggtgacctgagcgggatggcagttcttgatagagaatgaaagaaggttgtggtcagagagcgggagaggggagtttgtgaaatcatccactgagcaaagccgggagaagaccaagtcaagggagtttccatcttcatgtgttggagagttagtatgctgcgagaggccgaaagaggaggatagagataaaaggtgagaagcagatggggagaggggagaggcaatggggatgttgaaatcacccatgataagggtgggggtgtcacaggagagaaagtgtggaagccaggtggcaaagtgatccaggaactgatgagaggggccgggaggacgatacaccaccgccactcgcatggagaaagggacgtagagtctgaccacatggacctcaaaggaagggaagacaagtgagggtacttgggggataacttggaaagtacatttcggtgaaaggagcagaccaacgcctccacctgctctgttgtctgatcttggggtatgagaaaaatgtagtccaccatatgaaagagcagcagcagcggtggtgtctgactgctggatccaggtttcagtaagagccaggagattaagagaattagaaaggaagaagtcaaaccagggattcaagcttcaggaggctaatttgcatattccaggtgccttctgggagaagcgaagtctccctaagctagaagatcgttgggtacagccgggaccagctgcttcgaaagcatcaccaaaccagggattcaagcttcaggaggctaatttgcatattccaggtgccttctgggagaagcgaagtctccctaagctagaagatcgttgggtacagccgggaccagctgcttcgaaagcatcaccaaaccagggattcaagcttcaggaggctaatttgcataatttgcatattccaggttccttctgggagaagcaaagtctccctaagctagaagatcgttgggtacagccgggaccagctgcttcgaaagcatcaccaaaccagggattcaagcttcaggaggctaatttgcataatttgcatattccaggtgccttctgggagaagcgaagtctccctaagctagaagatcgttgggtacagccgggaccagctgcttcgaaagcatcaccaaaccagggattcaagcttcaggaggctaatttgcatattccaggtgccttctgggagaagcgaagtctccctaagctagaagatcgttgggtacagccgggaccagctacttcgaaagcatcaccaaaccagggattcaagcttcaggaggctaatttgcataatttgcatattccaggtgccttctgggagaagcgaagtctccctaagctagaagatcgttgggtacagccgggaccagctgcttcgaaagcatcaccaaaccagggattcaagcttcaggaggctaatttgcataatttgcatattccaggtgccttctgggagaagcgaagtctccctaagctagaagatcgttgggtatagccgggaccagctgcttcgaaagcatcaccaaaccagggattcaagcttcaggaggctaatttgcatattccaggtgccttctgggagaagcgaagtctccctaagctagaagatcgttgggtacagccgggaccagctgcttcgaaagcatcaccaaaccagggattcaagcttcaggaggctaatttgcatattccaggtgccttctgggagaagcgaagtctccctaagctagaagatcgttgggtacagccgggaccagctg
The Ranitomeya imitator isolate aRanImi1 chromosome 3, aRanImi1.pri, whole genome shotgun sequence genome window above contains:
- the LOC138670818 gene encoding cathelicidin-related peptide Oh-Cath-like — its product is MVAKMRNWRLYLLLFSAVTIHGCLSNTAEPGTKDGRSIGDIIDLYNQKQGVEYLYKSLDQISIAPPQEDENPDRKSFIIKETVCLKSENVDLSKCDFKVDGAVKICSLDLGDEGPEDVICISHTKDIRVKRSSRKPCRKKPCRPKLTGGFTLIGRPGKNQNEAQIIQV